Below is a window of Hyphomonas neptunium ATCC 15444 DNA.
CAGATCATCCAGATACGGAAATCCGTCGTAGAAACAGCGTAGATTTTGGATGAGTTCGACCAAATCACGGCCGTCGCGGTGTGAGCTGAAGCCATCAACGGGATTGCGGGCAAGAGCTAGCGCTAAGTCCGCGAAATCCCCCAATTCTGATGCTTCCCACCACTTCAGTAGCAGTTCGATACGATCGCAGTTGGAAAGGTCGGCTGCGCTAAACGAATGCGGATAGCGCGTTGATTTTTTCCAAGTCGGAATGTGAAGGAGGGCCGATGCCACGCAGTGAAACGCGCTCGCAAAGTTTGCGAGTTCTGCCTTCTCGGCGGAAAGACTGACGCCATGCTCCCAAACCAAGCGGGCCCACTTGCCTTGTCTTGAAGGTAAGGCGAACTCCCTAAGCATCACTATATCGTTCAGATACGCGGCCAGATAGTCTCTAACCGATGGATTCACAAATGAAACGGTTCCGCTCTCAATTTTTATGAAGCTTCCCTCCAGAATCCGCAGCGACTCTTCGAAGTCTTTGGCGTCGTGAGCATGCCCGAAGTGTGCGCAAAGATGCGGGTGGAGCGCCTGATAGGCAACGCGCAAATCAGCGATTTCCTCTCCGTACTGAGACCCGAAGAATATTGCGAACAAGAGGTGCCTGCACTTCTCCGGTATGTGCGTTCGGAAGGCGGTGTCCCAAAGCTGCGATGGGTTCGCCAAGGCAGCAAGAAAAGCGTCGGCGTAGCCCTCGGGCTGGATCGATGCCAAGTGCACCCCATCGGTCATCCATTCTATAACGCGAGGGTTATAGTTCGCATGATCCACAATCTTCGCGATCTTGCCGCTCCCAACGAGAGCCCTGATGTGTGCCGCCGGCGTGTCCGCCACTAGAAGGTGGTTGTAGAGGATGCGTGCCCTGATGCGCCTCGTGTAAACGCCAATATCCAAAATGTATTTGCTGATATTGAGCCTCTCATCGGCAAGATGCTCAGATACCCGCCGCGCCTCTTCAAAGATATACGCCCGGGTCGTTAGGATGAAACGAGCGTTTGGCGAATGCCGTATGCGCTTCATGAAGCGCGCCAAATCAGAATCTTTTGAAGCTAGTGCATTTCTGTCGAGGGCGATGGTCCCAAGGAAATCGTCAAAGTAAAAGATCTGCTTCTTTGCATCGACGATTGCTTCAAACCCATCCACAAGGCTTCTGATCGGCACAAGTTCCCAGTCTTCGCCCGCATATGCATAGGACAACATCTCGGCGAGCGTCGTTTTGCCTACGCCTGGCGGCCCCGATATGATTAGGACATGCTGTCCTTCCAACGTATCGCGAGCGGCTTTGAAGCTGGCGTTCGGGGCGTAGACGCGTACTTTCGCGGCAATCTCAGCATTGTTCATCGCTGTGAATGCGTGAGCCGCTGCACGGGTTACCCGTTCAAGGACGGCGGCACTGGACAGCCAAAGCTTGATATGGGCTTTCTCGACCTCTGGGAATTTGCGGAGGAGACCATTGATATCCTCTGCCGAGAAGATGTCATCTTGTGCGTGAAGTAAGGGACCTAAGATGGTCGCCAGTTGCGCCTTGTTCTTAGGCGAGAGTGATCGAGAAGTGGCCAGTAAGTATCTTGATGGTGCCAGTCGTTCGATCGAACCCCGCTCACGCTTCATTGCGGCGGTAAGTGCACTCGCCGGTGATCCTTCGTAATGCTTGGCTTGGAGTACTGTCTTGCTCAAGCCCTTGGCATGCCGGCCGTCCATACCACCGTCGGGGCCGGGTCCGAATGACTCAAATCGCATTCCAAATTCCGCTCCAAGAAGGTCTCGCGCAAGATCCTCGAAATCGGCCCATGCCAGATTTATGAAATTGTAGGTCATAGAAATGCCCGGCACGGGGGAGGCGAGATGATTGCTTTCATGAGGTTGCCGCGACCATTCCTGCATAGTGCTGAGGAGCAAGCGTTTTGATCATTTCCAAAAGGTAAGTGACGTTCTTCTGACTCTCCTGAACGAGTCCCGGCTCGAAGCCCTGGCCAGTGAAGTGAGAGTTGTCATTCGCGTATTTGTAAATGGCCGTCTTCTTGTTTTCATCGAAGTCGACCTGAGAAAGTTTCGAGTAAAGAGAGTTCTTCCCCGGAGCAAAAAAGTCGAGGAACGTCTCCAATACTTTGCGTGTAACATTGGGGATGTGATAACAATCAGCAATAGTGCCATCACCATTAAAGTTAGTGAGTGTCTTGAAGAGGAAGTGATATTCGGTTGGGTGATCGATCAGGGCCTGATCAAGAGGGCCCATTGTAGAATGGCGTCCAGTAGCGCCATTTCGGCAAACTAGCATGTACATCTTGTTCTTTTTCTTTGCCGCAGGATCGTGCTGCAACCAATTGATGACCAGCCGAAGAAACGAAAAATTGTGGGTCAGCAGGAATACCTGCTTTGCGTCTCGCACGGCGCTTTTTAGAAACGCGAAGGCCTGATAAACTGAACTAGAGTCGAGGCTGGAAACTGGGTCATCAATGACAACGACACCCTCGGCCAAATCGAAGTCCTGATCCTTCAGCTGAACGATGAAATAGATGAACGCAATGGCGGTTCTCTCGCCCTCACTGAGGCGCTTGGCGTCTTTACCATTTCTTTTCACGCGGTAGCCGAGGTCACTGGACTCGAAGGTAAGTTCATTTCGCCCGAGGAAGGTCTGCAGAAGCTTGGTGAGGTCTTCCCCTGCCTTGTGGGCACTCGAGATTTGCATCTTCTTTTCGTTTATTGCAGCTTCAAGCGTGGCAAGTGCGGCCATACCGGCGCCCTCATCTCCATCTTTATTCTGTGTAATGAGTGCCATTTCATCAACAATCTTCGCATCGAATATGGCTACTTGCGCCTTTATCCCGATGAGGTAATAGGCTTCGATGGCCTTCTTCGCGGCGTCCTTCGCGCCCGTGAACAGCTCGGTCTTTTTGTTGTGATTATCCAGCAGCGCTGAAACGGCAGAAAAGGCATTGGCAAGTCCGCCAAAGTCCAGTCGAATGTCGAACGGAATTGAAGCAGTTCGCGCGCCGAGCTTCTCGGCCAGCTTGGCTGTGATCTGGTCAAGCGCGGCGCTGGCCGCCATAACTTCAGTAGTCAGAGTTTCCTTGGCCTCGTCATACTGGTGTCTGAAGTCACCATAAAGTGCGAATTTGTCCGGCAGCGATGTGGATTGTAAGAACTTTTTCAATTGATCAATTTCGTCAATGGTGCGCTCTATTTCTGACTTCAGCGCCTGATCCTCGTTATTGAAGTGGGCTTCGAGCTTCCGCCAGCGGTCCGCAGGTAGATCCTGCTCGCAGAACTGGCAGGTTTGGCTTCCGAGCGCTTTGTGAAGCGCATGGCCCTGTTCGACCCACTTCGCGATCTCAGGGGAATCTTGCAGGCGCGCTATGGCGTCGCTGATGACGGTTCTTCCGCACAATGATGAGGCGGCCGATTCGATCGCCCTGGCAGCCTGATCGAAAGAGTGATCGTTCCCGCTAAACATCATGGTTTTCGTTAGTTCGGCTTCGATCCTGTCCATCGCTTCCTGACGTAAGGTAGCACGGTGGGCAGTAAGCTCCGTTTCAGTCGGCTCCTTACTGACGCCAAGGATCTTAAAAGCGGCTTCTGCGTTGTTCTTTCTGTAGCTGCGTTGGAGGGTGCCGCTTGTCGCCTCGCTGATCGTGGCTGCAACTGAGGTGAACAGTTTCCCTCGCGCTGTCTCATGTTGCGCTATGCGCGACTCAGCTTCGGCGATCAGGTCTTTCCGTGTCGCAAGCTCCCGCTCATTCTGTTTCAGTGCTTCGCTGAGCGCTTTGTTCTCCTCTCCAACTACAAGGATTGGTTTCAAATTTCCGTCGAGCTGGCCAATGTTCAGCTGCACGTAGTCGGCATTAAATACGCGCACCTTCCTTGCGGCCGCGGCACCATGCGTGAAATCGCCTGTCTCCGAGGATATCTTGAATTCTAAAGCAGGGTAATCTTCATGCAGCCCTGTCTTGAGACAGTCGAACAGTCGGGAGAGCGTTGTCTTGCCGGTCCCGTTCTCTCCATACACCACATTGAAGCGCTCGAACGCGGGTAGCCCGGCATCCCAAGAGAAGTCTGAGAATACCCCGAGGTTTCTTATCCTATTGACCTTAAGTAGCACTACCCCCTCCCGGGCAATCGCCCCACACTGACAAATCGGTCCCAACCTTCTGCGCCAATCATCCGCGATTGCAAGTAAGTCGGCAGTCGAGATGAGCCGCGAAGTGGATGTGCAATACAAGACGGATTGGGTTCTCTAAGGGCAGCATACTAGATTGCGCTGATAGCTACTTCTTATGTAAGCGTCCGGGCTGCCCGTTGGAGGAGGATGCCAAGTCCTCCGTGTGCACGAAATTTCTGCCGCTAAAACATCCATTCCTATTCGGCCGGCAATATCGCTGTAATAAGCCATCTGACAATGCGGGGCGGCATAGCGCCCGCGTCCAGCCATATGGTGAGGACCGGCGCCACAAACGGAGGCAAATCGGTGCAATGATCGGCAAGGGCTAGAGGGGCGAACCCGATAGGGCAAGTTAAAAGAGCTGGCGCCCGGCCTTGCCTTACGCCTTGTCTGCACAACAGTTTTTCAGCGCCATTTGCACCGTATCGAGACGCCGCATTTTACCCAATCTGTAGTATTTAATGCAGGTGCGGCTGGCGCCATATCCAAAAAGGGGAATTGCGCCTCCAGGCGCACTTCGGCAGTCGGCGTTGATGGATACGCAAGCGCCTGTATCCAGCCCGTGAAAATTCAAGTTTCTGGGCATGATAGAAATCTAGCAGTAGGGTTCGATTTAGCGACGAGTGCGGACTGAAGCTTTGTGCCCCGTTGATTGGCTTGCAATCGGTGTGGAGCGGCCCACGAACAGAGCTATCGACGCGTGCGGTAATACGCCCGCAACCCCGGTAGGCTGCGCGCTTCATCTTCTCCGAGCAGTGTCTCGACCCACGCGCCATACTCTACGGGAAATCGCATTCTGGCGGCACGCGCGGCGCTCAGTATGGCGGCGTGAAACCGCGTCTCGCCTAGAGCTTTCTGGACGCTTCTGCAGGCGAGAATGTCCAAAGTGCCCAGGACCCCCGCTTCAATTGGAACGCCATTTGCGATCCGACGCCCGCGCATTTCATCAATCACAACGCAGCATCGGCGCCTTGCGCCAAGCGCGATTGTCGCTGCCTCGCCGTCGTCTAGAGCATCCGACCCGGGGGCGCTGACCAAATCTAGCATGTGGGCCGTACCCTCTGCGTCGAGGTCGAATCGAGTAACCAAGCCGCGCGTTTCTAATGCCGAAACAATGCCTGTTGCGTCCGTTCCCGTGAACGGATCGCGCTTCACTTCTCTATAAACTTCCGAGGCAATAATGATCGGCCGAGCCAAAGCCAAGAGTACAGCTTCTGCCTCGCCTGTACCGAGAAGATTGATCAGTACGCTGGCGTCTATTGCAAGTTCGCGGTGCTCGTCAGTCAGCGTCGAGGGCGTCGAGGCCATTCTCTCCCTCCACGCCATAACTGTCAGCAATTTCGCGAAGCCGAACGCGGTCGACGCGGAGGAGCCGCGCGAGTTGGCCTTCCGTCAGCAGCTCTTTCTCAAAAGCTTCAGCAGCGAGGAGCCAGAGCCGAGGTGGTACCAGCTCCCTGGATTTCTGCTCACCGATAACCTCGCGAACAAGGTCTCCGCCAAACTTTCTGTCCTTCAAGCTGTGCCAAGTTCCGCGCTTGAGGAGCTTTAATCCCTCAAGGCGAAGGCACATTGCTTCTTCTGAAACATTCCAGCGATGTGCCATGAGAATGAGGTGGCGCGGTGTAAACTTGCCGCTGACCTCCTGATATTCCTGATACATCCTGCGGACGGCTTGAGCTGGCATCAAAAATGCCGCGGCAAAGGCATTGGCGTAGACCTCTTCGCGCGGATCCTCAGGCTCTCCTTCATAGACGATGTCGGGCTGGTTCCTCGTGCCGATAAAGTGCCCAAGTTCGTGCGCGCCCGTCATCGCGCGGCGCGTAGGGGGATGTTCTGAGTTGAAAAGAATACACGGCCCAATTTGAGAATCGTATGCGTAGAGTCCCGAGACTCCATAATCCAGCTTGTCTAGGAAGACCCGGATGCCAAACTCTTGCTCAAGAAGAGACACAATGTCCTGAATCGGAGCATAGCCAAGACCGTGGCGCATCCGCAATTCCATAGCGGCATCCTCAGCCTGATCGCGAACATCACCCGACATCAGTGGCCGCTCTGGCGGCAGAGGCGAGCGTCGCATCGGACCGACTAAGTTTTCAAGCTCGACTTCGGCTGCAGTGAGATCGTTCAAACGCGCCGCTGCCTCAAGCTTGGCTCCATCTTTCCCACGTAGCGAAGCACGAAAACGCGGTACAAAGTCGACGTGCACAGCCGTGCGCCTAAGGAGTTCAGCCACGCCGACATTGTAGGCGGCGGCGAGTGCTACGAGTTCTTCTGGCTGAGGGCGTCGCTGCCCTTTTTCAATCGCGACCAGCGTTGGGCGCGACAGGCCGATTATCTGAGCTGCTTGCTCCTGAGTCACATCCGCGCGCGTCCGTGCCCTCCGGAGCCGCTCGCCCAGCTCTTTGGGATCAACGGAACTTAAGCCTTGGGTCATGCCACGGCCCCGAGTGCTCGAAACAAGGAGGTAGGCGGGAAGGTGCTGAGTAGAGCGCTCCACTCCTCACGGTGTTTGGCCATCACATGGTGCATGCCGTGGAGTGTAGATTCCCGAGGCTCCCCAAGGGCTTCAGCTATTGCCGCCGCCTCTCGTAAGACCAGAGGAGATTCCGGACTGATCATTGCGAAGTCCCTCATCGCCAAAATGGCACTGATTGCCTGTTGGACTACGCTCTTCCCCGGCACAGGATGATCACGGGACGTCCATGGAGGTGACTGACCAAGATCCGGCCAAATGTATGGCTCTTGCGAAGATGAAACTAAGCCCGCCACTTGAAGCGACTGGCGGCGAAGTAGGCAATTTGCGCACACGCCGCAATGCTTCGCGACGCTGCCCTGTATTTTCCGTCGAGAACTGCGGCTGCAAGAAACTGTCACCTCCCAGCCCTCGCTGAGTTGCGCGATCTGAAGCGCCGCCAGAGTTTCCCCTTTTGTTGACCAAACGCGGGGGTGCACGAACCTGATCGGACTTTCAAAGATGCGACTTACGAACCGGCCCAAGGCGCTCGTAAAAATCGGGCTCATTCTCACATCAGGGTGTTCGTGGCCGATGACAGTCAGGGCTGGGCCAAACGTGCCTTGACCACTTTCGGGAACCACGATCTCAGCACCTTTCATTATCCCCGCTGCCGTCGCCGCCACTGCGCCGAATAGAAATCCACGTGAACGATAGCTTTGCTCAGGCAGCCTCACGCCAGCGCCCGGTAGCGAGATTGGCATCGAGACCCATCGCGTGGAGGCGGTGCGTGCATGGCTCACTTTCTTTTCAGTATCCCCGACACGCCCCGTAGAAACGCGAATAATATGCTGTCTGGGTTGCGCGTGTAGTCGTGCGACGGCGAATGAATCAAGGCCGTTGCTGTAGGGAATCACAACAGGGGGCGTGTCGGTCAAAGAAAGGCTCCCCTGACGATCTACCGGCAAGGGAGCGCGCCCCGGTCGAAACTCTAGATACCAGGAATCGCCCGTCAGCATTTCCAGAAGCGACTTCAATTCATCGCGCAGATCGGATGCGTCCCAAAAATCGAAATCCCGCACAGGTAAGGAGAGAAATAAATCGCGTTCCCAGCACTTCGAATGATGCCGCTTTCCTAGGCGATCAATGTAAGCGACCGCGCCAGCCAGCACGAGGAGATCTTCAGCACGAGCAGGAATGCTGCGCATTAAAAAAGTTCCAAGGGCTCTAGGCTCCAGTTTCAGATGTCTGCCCAGGACGCAAAGCGCGGAATGCTCCGGCGCGGCCTCTCCATCGGAGCAGACGTAAACGTGCGCGTCCGGGCGCTCAATGGCATAATCGCTAACCATCCAATGCCTCGTCCAGCTCAACACTGGGCCGTAAAGGCCCCTTTAGAGCGGGAGCTTGCTCCAAGATTCGTTGTGCAGTCACCGGAGGATCAATTGCGGCGAGTGCTGATCTCAGGGACGCGGCTGCGGCGCGTCCGTTCGCTCCGTTTTCGAAAGCATGTCGACTCAGTTCTCGCAGTTGCGCATTTCGCTTGTGATCGACCGTTAGGCTCAGGGCTTGCAGCACTATTTCCCGGGCGCTTGCAGCGCTTGGTATGGTGATCAAAATGGTCGAGTTCGCCAGAAGCTCACGCTCGAGCGCATTGTTGGAGCCTCCAAGATCTGACTGCTTTGGGAGTATCCGCATTCCCGGAAGCTGCCGCAGGGCATCCCCGACAGCGGCCTCAAGGCGACGAAGATAGCCGCCACTCAAACCTTGACGAAAATCGGTTTCAATGGCGCGCTTCGCCGCCTCTGGCGCATAACGCTTTCGCTCAGCTTCCCGCTCGCACATCTTGAAGACGACCTTCCAGCGGCGCGGCATCGGGAGTGATCTGTAGATGCCATCACGCATCGCGAACTCTCCTGTTCCGCAATTGTTCTAGCCGACGGAATTTACTTTGTAAATGTATTTTCTGAATATTGGTTTACAATGTTGAGGGCGCGTTCCGCAGGCCAATCTCATCATTATTTGATGAGAATAGAGGGCTTATTCTCTTCAAGGTTTGAATGAGCCCTCTCAAAGCCCGCGCTTGTCTATAAATATGAGGACAGGCGGGATCAGGATGTCATCAAATTTATGGACATAGCCTCACGCTCATCTCGGGTCCCGGGCCATGCGGACGATCGTGTCGGGGGAGAGGTGAGTGTAGCGCTTCAGCATCTTCCAGTCCTTATGGCCCGTGACGAGCGTAACGAATTCTCTCAGCGGTGAAATTGAGGAAAAAATATATAAAACAAGGCAATAACAAATTATTTGAATAATAACAGTATCAATGTTAGTGTTCAAAATCATGTTAAAGTCCTCGATCATCGAAGAGCCTTTTGTCGCTGCGCTCAGTACTTACCTGACGGGTACGCTTCACGTCGCTGTCAAACTGGAGGCATGGAAGAGCGAAGCGAGCCTGCCGCTCTTCATCAGCAAACGCTACCGGTTCTATCGGATATCAGTTGCCCGACAGGATTGCCTGGTCATGTGGGCCGGCGACGAGTCAATTCTGGGACCGGCCGATATCGTGAAGCATGTCGCTCGGGTATCCGAAACATTCGCGGGCGTAATCGTCTACGCTGCCGGGACAATGAACGCGACCCTGCGCAGCCGGCTGATTGCGCAGGGCGTCGCCTTCATCGTTCCTGGAAACCAGCTGTACATCCCCCAGTTGGCGATGGATCTGCGGGAGCATTTCCGGGCTCCACAGAAAAAGCGAGGCGAGCATCTGACGCCCGC
It encodes the following:
- a CDS encoding AAA family ATPase; the encoded protein is MQEWSRQPHESNHLASPVPGISMTYNFINLAWADFEDLARDLLGAEFGMRFESFGPGPDGGMDGRHAKGLSKTVLQAKHYEGSPASALTAAMKRERGSIERLAPSRYLLATSRSLSPKNKAQLATILGPLLHAQDDIFSAEDINGLLRKFPEVEKAHIKLWLSSAAVLERVTRAAAHAFTAMNNAEIAAKVRVYAPNASFKAARDTLEGQHVLIISGPPGVGKTTLAEMLSYAYAGEDWELVPIRSLVDGFEAIVDAKKQIFYFDDFLGTIALDRNALASKDSDLARFMKRIRHSPNARFILTTRAYIFEEARRVSEHLADERLNISKYILDIGVYTRRIRARILYNHLLVADTPAAHIRALVGSGKIAKIVDHANYNPRVIEWMTDGVHLASIQPEGYADAFLAALANPSQLWDTAFRTHIPEKCRHLLFAIFFGSQYGEEIADLRVAYQALHPHLCAHFGHAHDAKDFEESLRILEGSFIKIESGTVSFVNPSVRDYLAAYLNDIVMLREFALPSRQGKWARLVWEHGVSLSAEKAELANFASAFHCVASALLHIPTWKKSTRYPHSFSAADLSNCDRIELLLKWWEASELGDFADLALALARNPVDGFSSHRDGRDLVELIQNLRCFYDGFPYLDDLLTALEQGVISILQSGMELDDLEIIARCVTDATYEFSGDVIAVAKAAILREFDENERATSETDSEYTLADRVKTLENLAAIGGVSQAMLTSAVKTVNNRIAAIVDETETAEEPTFTGTAMATADKFDDQQLADLFLPLLNLPAKHPPTD
- a CDS encoding helix-turn-helix domain-containing protein, with the translated sequence MTQGLSSVDPKELGERLRRARTRADVTQEQAAQIIGLSRPTLVAIEKGQRRPQPEELVALAAAYNVGVAELLRRTAVHVDFVPRFRASLRGKDGAKLEAAARLNDLTAAEVELENLVGPMRRSPLPPERPLMSGDVRDQAEDAAMELRMRHGLGYAPIQDIVSLLEQEFGIRVFLDKLDYGVSGLYAYDSQIGPCILFNSEHPPTRRAMTGAHELGHFIGTRNQPDIVYEGEPEDPREEVYANAFAAAFLMPAQAVRRMYQEYQEVSGKFTPRHLILMAHRWNVSEEAMCLRLEGLKLLKRGTWHSLKDRKFGGDLVREVIGEQKSRELVPPRLWLLAAEAFEKELLTEGQLARLLRVDRVRLREIADSYGVEGENGLDALDAD
- a CDS encoding 7-cyano-7-deazaguanine synthase, translating into MRSIPARAEDLLVLAGAVAYIDRLGKRHHSKCWERDLFLSLPVRDFDFWDASDLRDELKSLLEMLTGDSWYLEFRPGRAPLPVDRQGSLSLTDTPPVVIPYSNGLDSFAVARLHAQPRQHIIRVSTGRVGDTEKKVSHARTASTRWVSMPISLPGAGVRLPEQSYRSRGFLFGAVAATAAGIMKGAEIVVPESGQGTFGPALTVIGHEHPDVRMSPIFTSALGRFVSRIFESPIRFVHPRVWSTKGETLAALQIAQLSEGWEVTVSCSRSSRRKIQGSVAKHCGVCANCLLRRQSLQVAGLVSSSQEPYIWPDLGQSPPWTSRDHPVPGKSVVQQAISAILAMRDFAMISPESPLVLREAAAIAEALGEPRESTLHGMHHVMAKHREEWSALLSTFPPTSLFRALGAVA
- a CDS encoding AAA family ATPase → MLLKVNRIRNLGVFSDFSWDAGLPAFERFNVVYGENGTGKTTLSRLFDCLKTGLHEDYPALEFKISSETGDFTHGAAAARKVRVFNADYVQLNIGQLDGNLKPILVVGEENKALSEALKQNERELATRKDLIAEAESRIAQHETARGKLFTSVAATISEATSGTLQRSYRKNNAEAAFKILGVSKEPTETELTAHRATLRQEAMDRIEAELTKTMMFSGNDHSFDQAARAIESAASSLCGRTVISDAIARLQDSPEIAKWVEQGHALHKALGSQTCQFCEQDLPADRWRKLEAHFNNEDQALKSEIERTIDEIDQLKKFLQSTSLPDKFALYGDFRHQYDEAKETLTTEVMAASAALDQITAKLAEKLGARTASIPFDIRLDFGGLANAFSAVSALLDNHNKKTELFTGAKDAAKKAIEAYYLIGIKAQVAIFDAKIVDEMALITQNKDGDEGAGMAALATLEAAINEKKMQISSAHKAGEDLTKLLQTFLGRNELTFESSDLGYRVKRNGKDAKRLSEGERTAIAFIYFIVQLKDQDFDLAEGVVVIDDPVSSLDSSSVYQAFAFLKSAVRDAKQVFLLTHNFSFLRLVINWLQHDPAAKKKNKMYMLVCRNGATGRHSTMGPLDQALIDHPTEYHFLFKTLTNFNGDGTIADCYHIPNVTRKVLETFLDFFAPGKNSLYSKLSQVDFDENKKTAIYKYANDNSHFTGQGFEPGLVQESQKNVTYLLEMIKTLAPQHYAGMVAATS